The genome window TAGCGCCTCGCGTTGCGGCGACGCGTGACGTCCGTCGCCCGTCCATTCGGCTTACGCCCCAGGTTCCATGGGCGCGGGTTCGTCATGCCACGTCCTGAAGATGGCCGTGACGACGCCCAGCACGGAGAAATCGTCGCTCGGCCCGAGGAAGAGTTCGCGCGCGTCGCCGTTGGTGGCCGAGAGGGAGAGGACTGCGCCCTGTCGCTGCACCACGCGCACCAGGACGTGCGGGCCGATGCGGGCGGCGACGAGGTCGCCATCGCGGGCGCGCGTGGACGGGGCCACGAGGATCCAGTCGCCGTCGTGCACGCCGCGCGCCATCATCGCGTCGCCGCTCTGTCGCAGGAGGAAGGCGTCGGACGACGGGACAAAGCTGCGATCCATCGCCACCCACCGCTCCCTGTTGTCGTCCGTTAGGTAAGGCTCAACCGGGTTGACGCGCGCGTAGAGTGGGACGGGTTGCACTTGTCCCATGGACGACCAGCCGACGATGCGCACGCCGCGCGAGCGCGCCCCTTCGCGTTCGATGAATCCCTTCCCGGCGAGCGACTGCAGCACCTCGGCCACCGTCTTGGTGGACTTGATGCGGAATCGCTTGCCGATCTCACGGACGCTGGGCTGGAAGGTGTTCTCCGCCAGGAAGTCCAGGAGGTAGTGATACACGCGCCGTTCGAGCGGCGTGAGCGGGTCGTTCATGCGGAGCTGGAAGGCGCGGGGCGCGGTGTAGGGTAGACCGCGGGGGACCGACGTTGCACCAGTGCGGGCGCTGCGTCAACCGCCCTCGCTTGGGGGGCGCGATTTACGCCGCGCGAGCGGTGAGATGCGTCACCGCCCGTTCCAGCCGAGCCAGCGACCGGTCTCGACCGATCGCCAGGAGGACGTCGAAGATCCCCGGCGTTGCGGCAACGCCCGTCAGGGCGACGCGCATGGGCTGGAAGATCTTCCCGGCCCCCACGCCGCGCGCCTCGCCCAGCGTGCGCAGCGCCGTTTCCATCGCCTCGGCCGTCCAGTCGCTGCCAGCGAGGCGGTCGTGCACCGCACGCAGGAGCTCGGCCGTTGCAGCTGCATCTTTCCATTGCTTGGCTTCGGCATCGGTGTCGTAGGCAAAGTCGTCCACGAAGTAGGGGCGACACTGGGCCACGAACTCGTTCACCGTGCGCGCGCGCACGCGCAACAGCTCCATCAGGTGGTGCCACCACCCCGTGCGCGACGCCAGCTCGTCGGCGGTGGCGAGCCCCGCCTCGACGATGAAGGGGCGCAGGTACGCGTCGAGCGCGTCGAGGGGCATCTGCGTCATGTGCTGTCCGTTCATCCACTCCAGCTTCTTCATGTCGAAGATCGCCGCCTTCTTGAGGAGGCCGTCGGCGGAGAAGTAGTCGATCAACTCCTGCCGAGTCATCACCTCGCGGTCGCCGCCCGGCGACCACCCTAACAGCGCAAGGAAGTTGCACATTGCGTCGGGGAGGATGCCGAGCGCGCGATAGTCACCCACCGCCGTGGCGCCGTGACGCTTGGAGAGCTTCTTCCCGTCCATGCCGTGGATCATCGGCAGGTGGGCAAAGGTCGGGAGCGGCGCGCCTAACGCCTCGTACAGGAGGATCTGCTTGGGCGTGTTGGAGATGTGGTCGTCGCCGCGCATGACGAGCGTGATCGCCATCGCGATGTCGTCGGAGACCACGGCGTGGTTGTAGATCGGCGTCCCGTCGGAGCGCAGGATGATGAAGTCGTCGATGTCCTTGTTGGGGAACTCGATGCGGCCGTGCACGAGGTCGTCCCACCCCGTTACCCCCTCGGGAACGCGAAAGCGGATCGTGTACGGGTCGCCGCGCTCGAGGCGCAGCTGCAACTCGGTCGGGGCGAGCGCGGCCATCTCCCGCTGGAAGTGGAACTGCTCGCCGCGCGACTCGGCCTCGGCGCGCAGCCGCTCCAGCTCGGCCGCCGAGGTGAAGTCGCGATAGGCGGCGCCGCTCGCCAGGAGGCGATGCGCGTCGCCCTGGTGGCGCGCGAGGTTCGCCCCCTGGAAGGCCACCTCCTCGTCCCAGTCGAGCCCCAGCCACTCCATCCCCTCGAAGATTGCCCGCGTGCTCTCATCCGAGCTGCGCGCCCGGTCGGTGTCCTCGATGCGAAGGAGGAACTTCCCGCCCGTCTTGCGGGCGTACAGCCAGTTGAAGAGCGCGGTGCGCGCCCCGCCCACGTGGAGGTAGCCCGTGGGTGAGGGGGCAAATCGAAGGCGCGGGGGAGTGGTCACGCGAGGAAGACGGGTCAGGAAGTTGGGTTCGATCCAGCGGGACGCGGTACGACACGCCCCGCGAGCATCAGAAAAGAGAGACGGGAGACGGCAGACTCGCGTCTCCCGTCTCCCGTCTCAGGTCCCGAGTATTTGCAGCGGAGACGGAGGGATTCGAACCCTCGATACAGGTTGACCCCGTATGCCGGTTTAGCAAACCGGTGCCTTCAGCCTCTCGGCCACATCTCCAGGTGGTGCGGATCTCTGGCCGGCGGAACGGTTCTCGCTTCGCGCCGGACCGGGAGGATGTTAGTCCCGGGTGGGGGGGAGGTCAACGGAGCGAGGGGGCGGGGGAGTGAGGGCGGCGGTGCGCGTTCGGGGCGCGGGCGCGAGTGCGAGTGCGTTGTGCCGGCCCCTCCCGTTCTCGAAGGAGACGAGCGTACGCAGCGGACGGACCGGCGCGTGGCGTCGTCCCAATGCGCGGATGCCGGGAACCCCCTCTTTCGAGATCCTGGACCTCTTCGTGCGCGCCGGCATGGGTGACGCCGTTTCTCAGCAGGAGACGCGGGCATATCTTGCTGAGGGGGACACGCTCGCGGTCAACGGGAAGCGCCAGCGGATCGCCGGAGACGGAAGCGCCTTCTGACCTCAAACCACGCCTCGCTGCGCGTCACGGCACGCGGGGCGTCCGACGTCGCGTTTGAGGTTCTGGTGCTCCACGATCGGGCGCTCCGGCGCGCGGAGGTGCAGGTCATCCGCAGCGTCACCCCGTTCGACTGCGCCCTCCCCAATGGCGACCTCACGATCGTCGTGCGCGCGGCCGATCGCGCGCCAGAACTCACGGTCGAGTACGTGCTCGAGTCGGGAGGAGAGCCGCTGCTTCGAGGGCGCACAACGTTCGACACACCCGTCATTCACGTCCGCGGCGGGCGCATCACCTGCGCCGGCTTCACGCGCGAGGAGTGCGGCGCGGCCTGACGGGGGACCGTGTCACCGTGCTCCTGACGACGCCAAGGACGGTCGCAATTCGGCCGATGCACTACGGCGACCGGCGCGTCACGTCGCGAAGCGATGGAATCGCGCCTTACAGGCGACCGTTGCACTTGGAAACTGGCGATGCACGCGCTCGAGCTCGCGGGTCGCGCGTGACAGCGCTTGTTTCGTGCGTGGCAGTGCTTGACTCGTGCGTGACAGGGCCCGCGTCGCGCGTGGCAGCCGCGCGACGGATTCTCAAGACGACGAACCGTCTCGCCCTACCGCTGCGGCGGTCGCGACTGCCCAGGGGCGTCGGTGGTGCGATCGCTTCCCACACCCACCTCACGCACGCCGAACAGGAACGGTTCGCTCCCCTTGGGCTGCACCCGCAACCCGACAGCCGCCATCGCCGTCCGCCCGGCCGGGATGTTCGCCACCCAGGCGTTCCCCTTCGACGCCCACCGCACCCCGACTGCTCGCTCTGATGGCTGATCCGTGACCGCGACGTAGCCGAAGGCGGGATTGAACAGGACGTCCTGATAGTCGAAGGCGATGGACGACGCGGGGAACCCGCTGTGGTCCACGACCGCCTTCCAACGACCGGCAGCAGGCGACTCGATGCGTATCATCTCGCCGCCGCCCGACGGGTCTCCGTCGGCGCGTGCCGCCACGCACTCCTTCTTGGTGCAATCGTAGAGGTACAGGTCGAGATCTCCGCTGCTCCCCGCCGCCGGCCGCACGCGCGTCGAGAGCATGGTCGTTCCCGGCGGGACCTCGATGTCGAATAGCTGCTGGGCGCGAGGCGCCAGCGTCCCGGTCGAACGACGCGCGGCTCCCATGGGCATCCCGATCGCGTTCCCGTCGGGGAGCACGCCGAAGGTATTGGTGAGCGTCACGTCGAACGCGCCCCCGGCGGCGAGCGCCCCGGCGGCCGTGGCGCCTAACGCCGTCACGGTCACGGTCACGGCGGTGGGCGGGACCGCCGAGTCGATCTTGGCCTGCTGCCAGTCGAAGGTGCGCGTGTCGTCCACGTCCTGGAGGCGCACTTCCCAGGTTCCCGCGACCGGCTCGCTCACCCAGTACGTGGCGTTGTTGCTGGCCGGTGCGCCGAAGCCGAATCCAGCACCCGAGCCCCCCGTCGCTCCCGTGGTGACCATCGACGCGGTGCGCGTGTCGGGACGCATGATCGCGACGGCCGGCTTTCGCTTGGTCGACGACACGTCGACGCGAAGCGCCGACACGCCCGAGGGGATGCGATAGTATAGATGGGACATGCCGGGGCGCGGGATCTCGACCTTCTGCTGCGATCGGTAGCCGCTGTCGCTCGCCAGGAGCTGTGCCGCCACCACGGTGGCCTGCGTGCGATACTCGATGCCGGGTGATCCCGCATAGTCGAGCGTGAGCATCGCCGAGTGCACGCCGGGTGCGGTTGGCGCAATGCGGACCGGGACGTCGACCGGCGTGCGGAGCGGGAGCGTCACGGATGCTGCCGAGCTGTAGGCTCCGAGCTCGTTCCCCTTCCAGCCGATGGCAAAGGTGAGCGGCCCGCGCGGACCCGTGGTGCGCGTGAACGTGATCACGCGCGTCCCGGTGTCTCCCGTGGTCCACCCCTCGCGCTCGAAGATCCCAACGCCGACGTTAGGCTCGGCGAGCAGGTGGCTCGTCGCGTGCTGGACCGGTGCTCGGCTCACGATCGTGAGCGCCGTGCGTGCGGTGTCGAGTGCCTTGAGCGCTTCCCAGGCGCCGGCCACGTTCACCACACCGTTCCCCTGCTTGTACGAGGGGAGGTGCGCGATCCAGCGTCCGGAGTTCATGATGGCCTGGCGCAGCCGGTAGGCGTCGAATGACACGCCGCTCTGTCGTGCCGCGCTGATGAGGAGTGCGACTGCCCCTGCGGTTGTCGGTGTCGCCGTGGAGGTGCCGCCGGCGATGTTGTAGCCTGGTGGGAGTTGCATGAGCCCGGGGATCGCGGTCCCCTCGAGGAATCCGCGCCCGGTGCTGACGTAGTTCGAGGGGGCGATGATGTCCGGCTTCTGCGCGCCGTTGCCCATTGGGCCGTATCCACCGGTGATGAGCAGGTTGTCGTCCATCGCCACTCGCACGCCGTGGTTAGCCATGAAGTTCGCCTTGCTCTCGTGCGCGCCGATCGAGATCGCGCCCGGTGCCAGGGCGTAGTCGTCGATCGCCGCCAGCACGGCATAGTTGTGCGTCGGGATGACGAGCGGCTTCTTGTACCTGGCGATCAGCCGACCATAGATCACCGTCGGCACCAGTCGTCCGTCGAAGAGCAGGTAGTTGCGGGCGATGACCGAACTCTGCTCCAGGAAGACCACGTCCACGGCGGGGTGCTTCATTGCGATGATCACGGCCTCGGTCTGTCCGTACGCCGCGCCGCCCTCGGCCACATTGACCAGGCGCGCGCCCGGCGCAACGCCGTCGAAGCGCCCCGCGGTGCCTCGGCTCGCCGCCGCGGCGCCGACCACCAACGACGCGTGGCTGGCCACGCCAAAGTTGAGGGAGACGAGCTTGCGCGCGCGATCGGTCTGCACGGCGTAGCTCACGCTCTCGCGAACTGGCGTGGCCGGGTTGTCAATGCCGAGCACCCCGAAGTCCGGCCGGACTGCATAGTCGGTGTAGGGTTTCTCGTCGCGAAAGTCGTGGTCCTGGTCGGTGTCGAGCCAGACGTCGTTGCTCGCCTCGTTCCACAGGACGCCGAACAGGCGGCTCGATCCTTTCGGGTTCCCGTCGCGATTGAGGTCCTTGTCGATCCCGGCGCGGTTGAGCGAGTCGAAGACCGCCTCGTCGAGGATGGCGATGCGATAGGGGCCGGCCGCAGGCGCCGTGTAGGCAACGCCGTTGTAGCTGAAGCGGCCGTCGGTGCCGGCGCTCACCGAGTCCTTCATGCGCAACCACTGCCCGTCGTTCTCGTCGTCGATGTCCACGGCCGTCATGTACCCGGCGATCTTGCGCGTCGGCGTGCCGTCGAGGGTCCTCGCCACCTGCAACTCGGGGAGGAGGGCGTCGAGGTTCTGGTCGATGATGGCGATG of Gemmatimonadaceae bacterium contains these proteins:
- a CDS encoding S8 family serine peptidase, whose product is MRALPLALSASLLVAISTISAQQSVDPPRRAFLFKDARGELATARARGDSGVTLVVAAMPGANAKAALLAKRLGGTVRYRDDDVDYLRVHLPLDSVDRLVGDANIHSVDVSISGISRAFGRANDQVPASAWSPAEPSAATSIGSVLPFAPWTVPHGTFGVVRDTTKGRWPPPLPETPLTDRYDPLTDMGAIDWRRANPTFDGRGVGIAIIDQNLDALLPELQVARTLDGTPTRKIAGYMTAVDIDDENDGQWLRMKDSVSAGTDGRFSYNGVAYTAPAAGPYRIAILDEAVFDSLNRAGIDKDLNRDGNPKGSSRLFGVLWNEASNDVWLDTDQDHDFRDEKPYTDYAVRPDFGVLGIDNPATPVRESVSYAVQTDRARKLVSLNFGVASHASLVVGAAAASRGTAGRFDGVAPGARLVNVAEGGAAYGQTEAVIIAMKHPAVDVVFLEQSSVIARNYLLFDGRLVPTVIYGRLIARYKKPLVIPTHNYAVLAAIDDYALAPGAISIGAHESKANFMANHGVRVAMDDNLLITGGYGPMGNGAQKPDIIAPSNYVSTGRGFLEGTAIPGLMQLPPGYNIAGGTSTATPTTAGAVALLISAARQSGVSFDAYRLRQAIMNSGRWIAHLPSYKQGNGVVNVAGAWEALKALDTARTALTIVSRAPVQHATSHLLAEPNVGVGIFEREGWTTGDTGTRVITFTRTTGPRGPLTFAIGWKGNELGAYSSAASVTLPLRTPVDVPVRIAPTAPGVHSAMLTLDYAGSPGIEYRTQATVVAAQLLASDSGYRSQQKVEIPRPGMSHLYYRIPSGVSALRVDVSSTKRKPAVAIMRPDTRTASMVTTGATGGSGAGFGFGAPASNNATYWVSEPVAGTWEVRLQDVDDTRTFDWQQAKIDSAVPPTAVTVTVTALGATAAGALAAGGAFDVTLTNTFGVLPDGNAIGMPMGAARRSTGTLAPRAQQLFDIEVPPGTTMLSTRVRPAAGSSGDLDLYLYDCTKKECVAARADGDPSGGGEMIRIESPAAGRWKAVVDHSGFPASSIAFDYQDVLFNPAFGYVAVTDQPSERAVGVRWASKGNAWVANIPAGRTAMAAVGLRVQPKGSEPFLFGVREVGVGSDRTTDAPGQSRPPQR
- the lexA gene encoding repressor LexA; translation: MNDPLTPLERRVYHYLLDFLAENTFQPSVREIGKRFRIKSTKTVAEVLQSLAGKGFIEREGARSRGVRIVGWSSMGQVQPVPLYARVNPVEPYLTDDNRERWVAMDRSFVPSSDAFLLRQSGDAMMARGVHDGDWILVAPSTRARDGDLVAARIGPHVLVRVVQRQGAVLSLSATNGDARELFLGPSDDFSVLGVVTAIFRTWHDEPAPMEPGA
- a CDS encoding glutamate--tRNA ligase; this translates as MTTPPRLRFAPSPTGYLHVGGARTALFNWLYARKTGGKFLLRIEDTDRARSSDESTRAIFEGMEWLGLDWDEEVAFQGANLARHQGDAHRLLASGAAYRDFTSAAELERLRAEAESRGEQFHFQREMAALAPTELQLRLERGDPYTIRFRVPEGVTGWDDLVHGRIEFPNKDIDDFIILRSDGTPIYNHAVVSDDIAMAITLVMRGDDHISNTPKQILLYEALGAPLPTFAHLPMIHGMDGKKLSKRHGATAVGDYRALGILPDAMCNFLALLGWSPGGDREVMTRQELIDYFSADGLLKKAAIFDMKKLEWMNGQHMTQMPLDALDAYLRPFIVEAGLATADELASRTGWWHHLMELLRVRARTVNEFVAQCRPYFVDDFAYDTDAEAKQWKDAAATAELLRAVHDRLAGSDWTAEAMETALRTLGEARGVGAGKIFQPMRVALTGVAATPGIFDVLLAIGRDRSLARLERAVTHLTARAA